In Sporichthya polymorpha DSM 43042, a genomic segment contains:
- a CDS encoding ABC transporter permease, producing MELLQALVVGVVVGGSYALLALGVSLIFSTTGVLSFAQAAFAMFAAYFYSWASAEKQWNPWLAALVAVAIGTVYGLAVERIVIRQIAESSPVTRMVATVGVLAVTQGVVLQLFGFQPKAAESLAPEGSIFLGDLGISYQQLLVLGTTAVLVALLAAFLTRTRLGLAVRASAQSPGGSRLVGIDRVRIARLNWGAGAFLASVAGVLIAPLTIISVATFPGLLLGALAGSLFGAVGGLTLAVVGGFSVGALEALAANQTSTIGIRSVAVLGLVLLLLIVRRRWPADLTAAASIEDAGAARRPFGPGLLVILGLAGWAVYRSLTDTYWASVGIVALVYGIAALALVLLTGWAGQLSLMHGMLLGVGAFGLAEYLDRWDLPLAVAVLLAGITAAVVAGLVSLVGLRLRGAQLIIVTLAVAAAGSNWLFELGWLERSVQRPDNLMDDRRLFAVLLGAAALFTLVTVLLRHGPWGRALQAVARSDSVAEHFGANPHLVRFQAWVLSGFMTGVAGALYGLYLTVLQPSMFGVLLSISLLLYVVTCGRASLLGPVVVVLLFGYGPAIYTTSQTNATAIPSIISGVAVVAILAFFPTGLADLVARWRPRGTARRVAPTPSSPTPAAAATPTHPEPAPAPAARPLKRSRELVS from the coding sequence ATGGAACTGCTCCAGGCGCTGGTCGTCGGTGTGGTGGTCGGCGGTTCCTATGCCCTGCTCGCGCTCGGGGTCAGCCTGATCTTCTCCACGACCGGGGTCCTCAGTTTCGCCCAGGCCGCGTTCGCGATGTTCGCGGCCTACTTCTACTCCTGGGCGTCGGCGGAGAAGCAGTGGAACCCCTGGCTGGCCGCGCTGGTGGCGGTCGCGATCGGCACCGTCTACGGGCTGGCGGTCGAACGCATCGTCATCCGTCAGATCGCCGAGAGTTCCCCGGTCACGCGGATGGTGGCCACCGTCGGGGTCCTGGCCGTGACGCAGGGCGTCGTTCTGCAACTGTTCGGCTTCCAGCCGAAGGCGGCGGAGTCGCTCGCCCCCGAGGGCTCGATCTTCCTCGGCGACCTGGGGATCAGCTACCAGCAGTTGTTGGTGCTGGGCACGACCGCGGTACTGGTCGCGCTGCTGGCCGCCTTCCTCACCCGGACCCGGCTGGGGCTCGCGGTGCGGGCGTCCGCGCAGAGCCCCGGCGGCTCGCGTCTCGTCGGCATCGACCGCGTACGGATCGCCCGCCTGAACTGGGGCGCGGGTGCGTTCCTGGCGTCGGTGGCCGGCGTCCTCATCGCCCCGCTGACGATCATCTCGGTCGCGACGTTCCCCGGCCTGCTCCTGGGCGCGCTCGCCGGTTCCCTGTTCGGCGCCGTCGGTGGTCTGACGCTCGCGGTCGTCGGCGGATTCTCCGTCGGCGCGCTCGAGGCCCTGGCGGCGAATCAGACCAGCACGATCGGCATCCGGTCCGTCGCCGTGCTCGGGCTGGTGCTGCTGCTCCTGATCGTCCGGCGGCGCTGGCCGGCCGACCTGACCGCGGCCGCGTCGATCGAGGACGCCGGCGCGGCGCGGCGCCCGTTCGGACCCGGCCTGCTGGTGATCCTCGGCCTCGCCGGCTGGGCGGTGTACCGGTCTCTCACCGACACGTACTGGGCCTCGGTCGGCATCGTCGCGTTGGTCTACGGCATCGCGGCCCTCGCCCTGGTGCTGCTCACCGGCTGGGCCGGCCAGCTGTCCCTGATGCACGGGATGCTGCTGGGCGTCGGCGCCTTCGGGCTCGCGGAGTACCTCGACCGCTGGGACCTCCCGCTCGCCGTCGCGGTCCTGCTCGCCGGAATCACGGCCGCCGTGGTCGCGGGCCTGGTGTCGCTGGTCGGGCTCCGGCTGCGCGGTGCGCAGCTGATCATCGTCACCCTCGCCGTCGCCGCGGCGGGATCGAACTGGCTCTTCGAACTCGGCTGGCTCGAACGGTCCGTCCAACGCCCGGACAACCTGATGGACGACCGGCGGCTGTTCGCGGTCCTCCTGGGCGCCGCGGCGCTGTTCACGCTGGTCACCGTGCTGTTGCGGCACGGACCGTGGGGCCGGGCACTGCAGGCGGTGGCCCGCTCGGACAGCGTCGCCGAGCACTTCGGTGCGAACCCGCATCTCGTGCGCTTCCAGGCGTGGGTGCTCTCCGGGTTCATGACCGGCGTCGCCGGCGCGCTCTACGGTCTCTACCTGACGGTGCTTCAGCCGAGCATGTTCGGCGTCCTGCTCTCGATCTCCCTGCTGCTCTACGTCGTGACGTGCGGCCGCGCCTCGTTGCTCGGCCCGGTCGTCGTCGTGCTGCTGTTCGGGTACGGGCCCGCGATCTACACGACGTCGCAGACGAACGCCACGGCCATCCCCAGCATCATCTCCGGCGTCGCGGTCGTCGCGATCCTCGCGTTCTTCCCGACCGGTCTCGCCGACCTGGTCGCCCGGTGGCGGCCCCGCGGAACCGCGCGCCGCGTCGCGCCCACCCCGAGTTCCCCGACCCCGGCAGCGGCGGCCACGCCGACCCACCCGGAGCCCGCGCCGGCTCCCGCTGCCCGACCCCTGAAGCGATCGAGGGAGTTGGTGTCATGA
- a CDS encoding NUDIX hydrolase N-terminal domain-containing protein has translation MSALAPTGIGPPSVPSRRRRPGSPPLAVVEPPASPWLEWARRLDAMARIGAASAVDPHEVRRYAELGAMAKEMFAELHACPVVEVPELYAPTEGYVTPKVDVRAAIFDEAGRVLLVHEVAADRWCLPGGWADVGDSPARAAVREVREESGFEVELTKLVGVFDGHNPRSTFSAYQVVFAGRVVGGRAGGVPGGVPGGDGETDAVGFFPSDRIPPLCGHRTRARVLAEAFAHAADPDRPALFE, from the coding sequence ATGAGTGCGTTGGCCCCGACCGGGATCGGTCCGCCGTCGGTGCCGTCGCGGAGGCGGCGGCCGGGTTCGCCCCCGCTGGCGGTGGTGGAACCGCCGGCTTCGCCCTGGCTCGAGTGGGCGCGTCGGCTCGACGCGATGGCGCGGATCGGCGCGGCGTCCGCCGTCGATCCGCACGAGGTCCGCCGCTACGCGGAACTCGGGGCGATGGCGAAGGAGATGTTCGCCGAGCTCCACGCGTGTCCGGTCGTGGAGGTGCCCGAGCTGTACGCCCCGACCGAGGGGTACGTGACGCCGAAGGTCGACGTCCGCGCGGCGATCTTCGACGAAGCCGGCCGGGTCCTGCTGGTGCACGAGGTCGCGGCGGACCGGTGGTGCCTGCCCGGGGGTTGGGCCGACGTCGGTGACTCCCCGGCCCGGGCCGCCGTCCGCGAGGTCCGGGAGGAGTCGGGCTTCGAGGTGGAGCTCACCAAGCTGGTCGGCGTCTTCGACGGCCACAACCCGCGCTCGACGTTCAGCGCCTATCAGGTGGTCTTCGCGGGCCGGGTCGTCGGCGGGAGGGCCGGCGGGGTGCCCGGCGGCGTGCCTGGCGGGGACGGCGAGACCGACGCCGTCGGGTTCTTCCCCTCCGACCGGATCCCGCCGCTGTGCGGGCACCGGACCCGGGCCCGCGTCCTCGCCGAGGCCTTCGCCCACGCCGCCGATCCGGACCGGCCCGCCCTGTTCGAGTAG
- a CDS encoding alpha/beta hydrolase, translated as MTSSRNPLRTAVRRAQAAAALAVAPAADRRGGSALVDLGIRVERCARAPGDGARRGVAAVLGRASAPVHWHDGGSGKPLLLLNGWTASGLLWPSDWLADLEQRHRVLRMDNRGAGWSRSAPAPFTVADLADDAAAVLRAGGVESAIVLGFSMGGMVAQELALRHPDLVTGLVLVGTRPPAAAHVPGDRHTLAVAMRPPAPGQSLADHVRATWSVLAAPGFAATHPEVLDELVDQVVRRPTPYAGVLAQIRAVAGWHGAHRCGHIAVPTVVLHGTRDPLMPVGNGMRLARLIPGAKYVELPGVGHLVIHEAPNAVREALTTLGHRTAAAPLRRTGGVA; from the coding sequence ATGACCAGTTCCCGGAACCCCCTGCGCACCGCCGTCCGACGTGCCCAGGCGGCGGCGGCCCTCGCCGTCGCGCCCGCCGCCGACCGCCGAGGCGGATCGGCCCTGGTCGACCTCGGCATCCGGGTCGAGCGGTGCGCCCGCGCACCCGGCGACGGCGCGCGGCGCGGGGTCGCCGCCGTGCTCGGCCGGGCGTCCGCGCCCGTGCACTGGCACGACGGCGGGAGCGGGAAACCGCTGCTGCTGCTCAACGGCTGGACCGCGAGCGGGCTGCTCTGGCCCTCGGACTGGCTCGCCGATCTGGAGCAGCGTCATCGCGTTCTCCGCATGGACAACCGGGGTGCGGGTTGGTCCCGGAGTGCGCCCGCGCCGTTCACCGTCGCCGACCTCGCCGACGACGCCGCCGCGGTGCTGCGCGCCGGCGGCGTCGAGTCGGCGATCGTGCTCGGGTTCTCGATGGGCGGGATGGTCGCGCAGGAACTCGCGCTGCGGCACCCCGACCTCGTCACCGGGTTGGTGCTCGTCGGAACCCGCCCGCCCGCGGCGGCGCACGTGCCCGGGGATCGCCACACCCTCGCGGTCGCCATGCGTCCGCCCGCCCCCGGCCAGTCGCTGGCCGACCACGTCCGCGCGACCTGGAGTGTGCTCGCCGCCCCGGGTTTCGCCGCGACGCACCCGGAGGTGCTGGACGAGCTCGTCGACCAGGTGGTGCGCCGGCCCACGCCCTACGCCGGGGTCCTCGCGCAGATTCGGGCGGTCGCCGGGTGGCACGGAGCCCATCGGTGCGGGCACATCGCAGTCCCGACCGTCGTGCTGCACGGCACCCGGGACCCGCTGATGCCGGTGGGCAACGGAATGCGCCTGGCGCGGCTGATCCCCGGCGCCAAGTACGTCGAACTGCCCGGGGTGGGTCATCTCGTGATCCACGAGGCCCCGAACGCGGTGCGCGAGGCCCTGACGACGCTCGGGCACCGGACCGCCGCCGCGCCGCTTCGTCGAACCGGAGGAGTCGCATGA
- a CDS encoding AMP-binding protein, which produces MAGRTRPGPEHVMGPAGAMIDQVRGALTLARVNTRLGERPDRPLRALLAMLPHGSTMLGAVAAGTARYPHAVAIVDDEGAVTHAQLWADSTALARALRARGVGPDDRIGILMRNSSRFAVTMLGGAMLGADLVFLNTGSAAPQLAEVVEAEQVTLLICDDDAADRVTPSSGPTVIPAGELPALIRDAPTGRLPAPERTGRLVILTSGTTGRPKGAPRAADRAAATATTALLGRIPMRVRDTLVINAPFFHAWGLANLTIALALSATVVTRRQFDPEQTLRDVGEFRADGLVVVPVMMQAICALDSRVLASVDTASLRVIACSGSALPGRLATEILDRFGPVLYNVYGSTEVATATIATPDDLRRCATTAGRPAPGIRVRVLDEDGDPLPPGVPGRVFVGSASSFEGYSDGGEKESRHGLLSTGDLGHVDPSGHLHIDGREDDMIVSGGENVYPAEVEELLGQHPDVAEVVVVGVPDERFGQALKAFVVPRPGATVDGEDLREHVRTRLASYKVPRTVAFVAELPRNATGKVLRSELT; this is translated from the coding sequence GTGGCTGGCCGAACCCGACCCGGCCCGGAGCACGTGATGGGGCCGGCCGGAGCGATGATCGATCAGGTGCGCGGCGCGCTGACCCTGGCCCGGGTCAACACGCGTCTCGGCGAGCGCCCCGACCGTCCACTCCGGGCGCTGCTCGCGATGCTCCCGCACGGGAGCACGATGCTGGGGGCGGTGGCGGCCGGGACCGCGCGCTACCCGCATGCGGTCGCGATCGTCGACGACGAGGGTGCCGTCACCCACGCGCAACTCTGGGCGGACTCGACGGCGCTGGCGCGCGCGCTGCGGGCGCGGGGCGTCGGGCCGGACGACCGCATCGGGATCCTGATGCGGAACTCGTCCCGCTTCGCGGTCACGATGCTCGGCGGGGCGATGCTCGGCGCCGACCTCGTGTTCCTCAACACCGGGTCGGCCGCGCCCCAACTGGCCGAGGTGGTCGAGGCCGAGCAGGTGACCCTGCTGATCTGCGACGACGACGCCGCCGACCGCGTGACGCCGTCGTCCGGGCCGACGGTCATTCCCGCCGGTGAGCTGCCCGCGTTGATCCGGGACGCGCCCACCGGCCGCCTGCCGGCCCCGGAGCGGACCGGTCGGCTGGTGATACTCACCTCCGGGACGACCGGCCGGCCCAAGGGAGCGCCCCGCGCCGCCGACCGCGCGGCGGCCACCGCGACCACGGCCCTGCTGGGGCGCATCCCGATGCGGGTCCGGGACACGCTCGTGATCAATGCTCCGTTCTTCCACGCCTGGGGACTCGCGAACCTGACGATCGCGCTGGCGCTGTCGGCAACGGTGGTGACCCGCCGTCAGTTCGATCCCGAACAGACTCTGCGGGACGTCGGGGAGTTCCGGGCCGACGGCCTCGTCGTCGTGCCGGTGATGATGCAGGCCATCTGCGCGCTGGACTCCCGCGTCCTCGCGAGCGTCGACACGGCGTCCCTGCGTGTCATCGCCTGCAGTGGTTCGGCGTTGCCCGGCCGGCTCGCCACGGAGATCCTCGACCGGTTCGGGCCGGTGCTCTACAACGTCTACGGCTCGACGGAGGTCGCTACGGCGACCATCGCCACGCCGGACGACCTGCGCCGGTGCGCGACGACCGCGGGCCGACCGGCGCCCGGGATCCGCGTGCGGGTGCTCGACGAGGACGGGGATCCGCTGCCGCCCGGAGTTCCCGGCCGCGTGTTCGTGGGCAGCGCGTCGAGCTTCGAGGGCTACTCCGACGGTGGGGAGAAGGAATCGCGTCACGGGTTGCTCTCCACCGGGGACCTCGGCCATGTCGACCCCTCGGGGCACCTCCACATCGACGGCCGGGAGGACGACATGATCGTCTCCGGCGGGGAGAACGTGTACCCGGCGGAGGTCGAGGAACTGCTCGGTCAGCACCCCGACGTCGCCGAGGTCGTCGTGGTCGGTGTCCCCGACGAGCGCTTCGGGCAGGCCCTGAAGGCTTTCGTTGTGCCCCGCCCGGGCGCGACGGTGGACGGCGAGGATCTGCGCGAGCACGTGCGGACCCGCCTGGCGAGTTACAAGGTGCCCCGGACGGTGGCGTTCGTCGCGGAACTGCCGCGCAACGCCACCGGCAAGGTGCTGCGGAGCGAGCTGACATGA
- a CDS encoding alpha/beta fold hydrolase — protein MLSLSPTDALDRVRGDLDRLRTRAHNGLRHLGGVPMGPVGHTPRRTVWSRDNVTLHHYQGRGSRSPVLVVHSLVTQSYVFDLRPGSSLVEDFLAAGHDVYLLDWGIPGPVEAGNTLETYCLEYLPLAVQVVHERTGAPRVDLLGYCLGAVLSLLTLAARPDLPVGSLVALATPVDFTHLGPLATLLQQHQLEPADLLDETGNVPASLILSGFRMSQPTGDIVTYANLWQSLAHDESAAAHQAFVGWSSAHIPFPGAAFEQMVELMVRGDRLRSGSFPLGGRDVSLGAIPARVLSVVGERDNLVPPAATAPLAEALGRPVDNVRLPAGHAGLFVGRQAKKHGIPAMLAWLAEPDPARST, from the coding sequence ATGTTGTCGTTGAGCCCCACTGACGCCCTCGACCGGGTACGGGGCGACCTCGATCGCCTGAGGACCCGCGCCCACAACGGGCTCCGGCACCTGGGTGGCGTGCCGATGGGACCGGTCGGACACACCCCGCGCCGGACGGTCTGGAGCCGTGACAACGTGACGCTCCATCACTATCAGGGCCGCGGATCGCGGAGCCCGGTACTGGTGGTCCACAGCCTTGTCACCCAGTCCTACGTCTTCGACCTGCGGCCGGGCAGCAGCCTCGTCGAGGACTTCCTCGCGGCCGGGCACGACGTCTACCTCCTGGACTGGGGGATCCCCGGTCCGGTGGAGGCGGGCAACACGCTGGAGACGTACTGCCTGGAGTACCTCCCGCTGGCGGTCCAGGTGGTGCACGAACGCACCGGGGCGCCCCGCGTCGACCTCCTTGGCTACTGCCTGGGCGCGGTGCTCTCGCTGCTCACGCTGGCGGCGCGGCCCGACCTCCCCGTCGGGAGTCTGGTCGCTCTCGCCACCCCGGTGGACTTCACGCACCTGGGACCGCTCGCGACCCTGCTCCAGCAGCACCAGCTCGAACCCGCCGACCTGCTCGACGAGACCGGCAACGTGCCCGCCTCGCTGATCCTCAGCGGCTTCCGCATGAGCCAGCCCACCGGCGACATCGTCACGTACGCCAACCTCTGGCAGAGCCTCGCGCACGACGAGAGCGCCGCGGCGCACCAGGCGTTCGTCGGCTGGTCCAGCGCGCACATCCCCTTTCCCGGCGCGGCGTTCGAGCAGATGGTCGAGTTGATGGTCCGCGGCGACCGGCTCCGCTCCGGATCGTTCCCCCTGGGTGGCCGGGACGTGTCGCTCGGAGCGATCCCCGCGCGCGTGCTCAGCGTGGTGGGGGAGCGTGACAATCTCGTCCCGCCGGCGGCCACCGCCCCGCTCGCCGAGGCGCTCGGACGCCCCGTCGACAACGTCCGCCTGCCCGCCGGCCACGCCGGGCTGTTCGTCGGCCGCCAGGCGAAGAAGCACGGCATCCCCGCGATGCTGGCGTGGCTGGCCGAACCCGACCCGGCCCGGAGCACGTGA
- a CDS encoding SDR family NAD(P)-dependent oxidoreductase, with translation MTASFSEVADPLAAFRLDGRVVVITGASSGLGAGFARAVAAVGGRIVLAARREDRLKALAEDLRGTGAVVVPQVTDVSDAAACAELVETAVAQFGRVDVLVNNAGVGGAVPATRESPEAFRQVLDVNLVGSFLMAQACARVMLPGSAIVNVASVLALVAPRFPQAAYTASKAGLLGLTRDLAQQWSARKGIRVNALCPGYVITEMTEGDTDRLTPVIEGNTMLRRFGLQAELDSALLFLASPASAYVTGTALTVDGGLTAL, from the coding sequence ATGACCGCGTCCTTCTCCGAGGTGGCCGATCCGCTCGCGGCGTTCCGCCTGGACGGCCGGGTGGTCGTCATCACCGGCGCCAGTTCCGGCCTCGGTGCCGGGTTCGCTCGCGCGGTCGCGGCCGTGGGCGGCCGGATCGTGCTGGCCGCCCGCCGGGAGGATCGCCTCAAGGCGCTGGCGGAAGACCTGCGGGGCACGGGCGCCGTGGTGGTTCCGCAGGTCACCGACGTCAGCGATGCCGCCGCGTGCGCGGAGCTTGTCGAGACCGCCGTCGCGCAGTTCGGGCGGGTCGACGTGCTGGTGAACAACGCCGGCGTCGGCGGGGCGGTCCCCGCCACCCGCGAGTCGCCCGAGGCGTTCCGGCAGGTGCTGGACGTCAACCTCGTCGGGTCGTTCCTGATGGCGCAGGCGTGCGCGCGCGTCATGCTCCCGGGGTCGGCGATCGTGAACGTCGCGAGCGTCCTCGCGCTCGTGGCCCCGCGCTTCCCCCAGGCGGCGTACACGGCGAGCAAGGCTGGGCTCCTCGGTCTGACGCGGGACCTGGCGCAGCAGTGGTCGGCGCGCAAGGGCATCCGCGTCAACGCGCTGTGCCCCGGTTACGTCATCACCGAGATGACCGAGGGTGACACCGACCGGCTCACGCCGGTGATCGAGGGCAACACGATGCTCCGCCGCTTCGGTCTACAGGCCGAACTCGACTCGGCGCTGCTGTTCCTCGCGAGCCCGGCGTCGGCCTACGTGACCGGAACTGCGCTGACGGTCGACGGCGGCCTGACCGCCCTCTGA
- a CDS encoding NADPH-dependent FMN reductase, protein MTGRVRVLCIGGSTRPNSSAEKAVRVSAAAAEEAGAVVDLIVSRELMLPIYDTETAARTPAAERFVAAVRAADALIIASPGYHGSVSGMIKNALDYLEDTNRDDRVYLDGVPVGCIAVSYGWQATVSTLQGMRTAVHALRGWPSPFGATINASEKVFADDGSCCDERARFGLETVARQVVEFATLRQGGRVRDLALVGEV, encoded by the coding sequence ATGACCGGCCGTGTGCGGGTGCTCTGCATCGGCGGGTCGACGCGACCGAACTCCAGCGCCGAGAAGGCCGTGCGCGTCAGCGCGGCCGCGGCCGAGGAGGCCGGTGCCGTCGTCGACCTGATCGTCAGTCGGGAACTGATGCTCCCGATCTACGACACAGAGACGGCCGCCCGCACGCCGGCGGCGGAACGGTTCGTCGCGGCGGTCCGGGCGGCCGACGCGCTGATCATCGCCTCCCCGGGCTACCACGGCTCGGTGTCGGGGATGATCAAGAACGCCCTCGACTACCTCGAGGACACCAACCGCGACGACCGGGTGTACCTCGACGGAGTGCCCGTGGGTTGCATCGCGGTGTCCTACGGGTGGCAGGCCACGGTCTCGACCCTGCAGGGAATGCGGACCGCCGTGCATGCGCTGCGCGGCTGGCCGAGCCCCTTCGGGGCGACGATCAACGCGAGCGAGAAGGTCTTCGCGGACGACGGGTCCTGCTGCGACGAGCGCGCCCGTTTCGGCCTCGAGACCGTCGCACGCCAGGTCGTCGAGTTCGCGACGCTGCGCCAGGGCGGTCGGGTCCGCGACCTGGCGCTCGTCGGCGAGGTGTGA
- a CDS encoding AMP-binding protein has protein sequence MTKGVGNAPREIRALSAATLCEAFQVTAAERGNQVAIRLQGDAVSLTWRQYADRVAAAAGGLSRLGVGRGEAVAILLSNRPEFHVVDAAIMHLGAVPFSLYNSAAREQLAHILRDSGARVLITESAFAATADVLRDATGLEHVVVVDSTGPGSLAELECGGPEPDFEERWRAVEPEDLATLIYTSGTTGPPKCVQVTHRGLLAEWAGLHQVFDITPGGRILSWLPAAHIADRLLGQYQHMCFGHTITCVPDIKELGAHLVDVRPTFWVAVPRVYEKFRAALLAGFTPEQHAALEVGLRYAAAARAGSVDPELQAAYERLDAAVFGPVRASLGLDRAEQFVVGASPIPVPVLEFFHALGMPVCEVWGMSELPIATANPPSAPKLGSVGLPVPGVELRLDPDGEVLVRGRLLMRGYREPDQTAAAMDADGWYRTGDVGTLDEDGYLTIVDRKKELIISSTGKNMSPTNIEAELKSASQLIGHAVAIGDNRPYNVALLVLDPDGVAAFAKKAGLDVTGTAALAAEPAVLEAIAEGVERANARLARPEQIRRHLVLGVDWMPGGDELTPTSKLRRKPIAEKYATEIARLYEGTPGDGFDPVEHLRRSVDEVWNAGDVAGFMAAFADDAVLAPQADRDDDGPLITGKAEITRFFEKIHRPTVWTSLRAVGDSEVLASFRWADSPEAGGDDWFLRYTYRGRTIVRARYYDAATKVPT, from the coding sequence ATGACGAAGGGAGTGGGCAACGCGCCCCGGGAGATCCGGGCTCTGTCGGCCGCGACGCTGTGTGAGGCCTTCCAGGTGACCGCCGCCGAGCGCGGGAACCAGGTCGCCATCCGGCTTCAGGGTGACGCCGTGTCGCTGACGTGGCGTCAGTACGCGGACCGGGTCGCCGCCGCCGCGGGCGGCCTGTCCCGCCTCGGTGTCGGGCGCGGCGAAGCCGTGGCGATCCTGCTGAGCAACCGGCCGGAGTTCCACGTCGTCGACGCGGCGATCATGCACCTGGGCGCGGTGCCCTTCTCCCTGTACAACTCCGCGGCCCGGGAGCAGCTCGCGCACATCCTGCGCGACTCGGGGGCCCGGGTCCTCATCACCGAGTCCGCGTTCGCCGCCACCGCGGACGTCCTGCGCGACGCCACCGGGCTCGAGCACGTCGTCGTCGTCGACTCGACCGGGCCGGGCAGCCTGGCCGAGCTCGAGTGCGGCGGTCCGGAGCCGGACTTCGAGGAGCGCTGGCGTGCGGTGGAGCCGGAGGACCTGGCCACGCTGATCTACACCTCCGGCACGACCGGTCCGCCCAAGTGCGTGCAGGTGACGCACCGCGGGCTGCTGGCCGAGTGGGCCGGCCTGCACCAGGTCTTCGACATCACGCCCGGCGGGCGGATCCTGTCCTGGCTGCCCGCCGCGCACATCGCCGACCGGCTGCTCGGCCAGTACCAGCACATGTGTTTCGGGCACACGATCACCTGTGTTCCCGACATCAAGGAGCTCGGCGCGCACCTGGTCGACGTGCGGCCGACCTTCTGGGTCGCGGTGCCGCGCGTCTACGAGAAGTTCCGGGCCGCCCTGCTCGCCGGGTTCACCCCGGAGCAGCACGCCGCCCTCGAGGTGGGGCTGCGGTACGCCGCCGCGGCCCGGGCCGGCTCGGTCGATCCCGAGCTGCAGGCCGCTTACGAGCGCCTCGACGCGGCCGTGTTCGGGCCCGTCCGCGCGTCCCTCGGTCTCGATCGGGCCGAGCAGTTCGTCGTCGGTGCCTCGCCGATCCCCGTGCCGGTGCTGGAGTTCTTCCACGCCCTCGGTATGCCGGTGTGCGAGGTCTGGGGCATGTCCGAGCTGCCGATCGCGACCGCGAACCCGCCGTCGGCGCCCAAGCTCGGATCGGTGGGCCTGCCCGTTCCGGGCGTGGAGCTGCGGCTGGACCCGGACGGCGAGGTCCTCGTGCGGGGCCGGTTGCTCATGCGCGGTTACCGGGAGCCGGACCAGACCGCGGCGGCGATGGACGCCGACGGTTGGTACCGCACCGGCGACGTCGGCACGCTCGACGAGGACGGCTACCTCACGATCGTCGACCGCAAGAAGGAGCTGATCATCAGCTCGACCGGCAAGAACATGTCGCCGACGAACATCGAGGCGGAGCTCAAGAGCGCCAGTCAGCTGATCGGGCACGCCGTGGCCATCGGCGACAACCGGCCCTACAACGTCGCGCTGCTCGTGCTCGACCCGGACGGTGTCGCGGCCTTCGCGAAGAAGGCCGGGCTGGACGTCACGGGGACGGCGGCGCTGGCGGCCGAGCCCGCCGTGCTCGAGGCGATCGCCGAGGGCGTCGAACGCGCCAACGCCCGTCTGGCGCGCCCGGAGCAGATCCGGCGGCACCTGGTCCTGGGCGTCGACTGGATGCCGGGCGGGGACGAGCTGACGCCGACCTCGAAGCTGCGGCGCAAGCCGATCGCGGAGAAGTACGCGACGGAGATCGCCCGCCTCTACGAGGGCACACCCGGGGATGGGTTCGACCCCGTGGAGCACCTGCGGCGCAGCGTCGACGAGGTCTGGAACGCCGGCGACGTCGCCGGTTTCATGGCGGCCTTCGCCGACGATGCGGTGCTCGCTCCCCAGGCCGACCGCGACGACGACGGCCCGCTCATCACCGGCAAGGCCGAGATCACCCGTTTCTTCGAGAAGATCCATCGGCCGACGGTGTGGACGTCACTGCGGGCGGTCGGGGACTCCGAGGTGCTCGCATCTTTCCGTTGGGCGGACTCCCCGGAGGCCGGGGGCGACGACTGGTTCCTGCGCTACACCTACCGCGGCCGCACGATCGTCCGCGCCCGGTACTACGACGCCGCCACGAAGGTGCCGACATGA
- a CDS encoding nuclear transport factor 2 family protein produces MTTVSVTPTQQANIDAIVGAYEAAAKGDFSVMLDLWHDDITICTWTLHGGNQRILTKSDALAAFGVVGKLDGVRDEVVSATPIGDDIVSTVNRVYRKYGENELDTEIGILVRFKDGKIYRMAEVCPRNFEEFWDATGLQE; encoded by the coding sequence GTGACCACCGTTTCGGTTACTCCGACTCAGCAAGCGAACATCGACGCGATCGTCGGCGCCTACGAGGCCGCCGCCAAGGGCGACTTCAGCGTCATGCTCGACCTCTGGCACGACGACATCACGATCTGCACCTGGACGCTGCACGGCGGCAACCAGCGGATCCTGACCAAGTCCGACGCCCTCGCCGCCTTCGGCGTCGTCGGGAAGCTCGACGGCGTGCGTGACGAGGTCGTGTCCGCGACCCCGATCGGTGACGACATCGTCTCCACCGTCAACCGGGTCTACCGCAAGTACGGCGAGAACGAGCTCGACACGGAGATCGGAATCCTCGTCCGGTTCAAGGACGGGAAGATCTACCGGATGGCCGAGGTTTGTCCACGGAACTTCGAGGAGTTCTGGGACGCGACCGGGCTTCAGGAGTAG